In Stieleria varia, one genomic interval encodes:
- a CDS encoding ABC transporter ATP-binding protein — MTKQDERRPMIEAIGLSKFYGPFAAAREVSFKVREGELVAFLGPNGAGKSTTMKMLTGYIAPSEGEARIAGYNMMDDRIEGSRHLGYLPESGPLYMEMTPTGMLDFFAEARGLTGAKKRDRIDAVVDICDLSSVMYKPIAKLSKGFKQRVGMSQALLHDPDVLILDEPTAGLDPNQIRGVRRTMRRLAETKTILLSTHILQEVEAMANRVVVINEGRLVYEGDVDGLRTIGKGDLDEAFHSLTGVEASKPDA, encoded by the coding sequence ATGACGAAGCAAGATGAACGACGCCCGATGATCGAAGCGATCGGGCTGAGCAAGTTTTACGGCCCCTTTGCCGCTGCTCGTGAGGTGTCTTTCAAAGTTCGCGAGGGAGAACTGGTCGCTTTCTTGGGGCCAAACGGTGCCGGCAAGAGCACGACGATGAAGATGCTGACGGGCTACATCGCGCCCAGCGAAGGCGAAGCTCGCATCGCGGGTTACAACATGATGGACGACCGCATCGAAGGCAGCCGGCACTTGGGATATTTGCCCGAGAGCGGACCGCTGTACATGGAGATGACGCCCACCGGCATGCTGGATTTCTTTGCCGAAGCCCGTGGATTGACGGGGGCAAAGAAACGCGACCGGATCGATGCCGTGGTCGACATCTGCGACCTCTCCTCGGTGATGTACAAACCGATCGCAAAACTGTCCAAAGGTTTCAAACAGCGGGTCGGGATGAGCCAAGCTCTGCTGCACGACCCGGATGTCTTGATCCTCGACGAACCGACCGCCGGTTTGGATCCCAACCAAATCCGAGGCGTTCGACGTACCATGCGTCGCCTCGCGGAAACCAAAACGATCCTGCTCAGCACGCACATCTTGCAAGAAGTCGAAGCGATGGCCAATCGCGTCGTCGTAATCAACGAAGGTCGATTGGTTTATGAAGGCGACGTGGATGGATTGCGGACGATCGGCAAAGGTGACTTGGACGAAGCGTTCCATAGCCTGACCGGTGTCGAAGCATCGAAACCCGATGCGTGA
- a CDS encoding DUF6800 family protein has product MPSGIERVREIRRLRTRRKKVAKLIARAKAGTMEKAEVVRKLRRLTPGAEVIIAREELLS; this is encoded by the coding sequence ATGCCGTCCGGAATTGAACGCGTCCGAGAGATCCGTCGTCTGCGTACCCGTCGCAAGAAAGTTGCCAAGCTGATCGCACGCGCGAAAGCGGGCACGATGGAAAAGGCCGAAGTCGTTCGCAAGCTGCGTCGCCTCACCCCAGGCGCCGAAGTCATCATCGCTCGTGAAGAGCTGCTGTCCTAA